In Rhizobium sp. WSM4643, the following are encoded in one genomic region:
- a CDS encoding NAD(P)/FAD-dependent oxidoreductase: MAVDFRFIIIGCGMMGAAAARHLSSMADGIALIGPREPDQRKAHHGVFASHYDEARITRTFDGNLAWGTFAARALDRYGEVEARSGISFHSEVGCLFAGPTPTDEQDYINRALAVSRSLGSDIETITPPELPQRFPYLAFDPDFSGYFERKRAGHINPRALVRAQIKLAEQGGVSLIEATATSVHDAGSHVEVTAGGRSYSAERVLVAAGGFGNFHALLPRPVDTRVMARTVAFYEIGEREMAIFGDMPSTIVLGDREEDHIYILPPVRYPDGKTYLKLGGDTEPLCFERLEDAGAWFRSDGSAAERDHLSRIALQLMPELAGCRVTSAPCVANFTPTGYPYAGFTQSPRVAVLTGGNFVAAKSSDELGRLGAVLLAEGRLGDQDFGGELTPVFAAIQDDAASFAGLKRQAAS, encoded by the coding sequence ATGGCAGTCGATTTCAGGTTCATCATCATCGGATGCGGCATGATGGGTGCCGCCGCCGCACGGCATCTCTCCTCGATGGCCGACGGCATTGCGCTGATCGGCCCGCGTGAGCCGGACCAGCGCAAGGCCCATCACGGCGTCTTCGCCAGCCACTACGACGAAGCGCGCATCACCCGCACTTTCGACGGCAATCTTGCCTGGGGAACCTTCGCCGCCCGCGCGCTCGACCGCTACGGCGAGGTCGAGGCAAGGAGCGGCATTTCCTTCCATTCGGAGGTCGGTTGCCTCTTTGCCGGTCCGACCCCGACGGACGAGCAGGACTATATCAACCGGGCACTGGCCGTCAGCCGGTCGCTCGGCAGCGATATCGAGACCATCACACCGCCGGAGCTTCCCCAACGTTTTCCCTATCTTGCCTTTGACCCTGATTTTAGCGGATATTTCGAGCGTAAGCGCGCCGGCCACATCAATCCGCGGGCGCTGGTGCGGGCGCAGATCAAGCTTGCCGAACAGGGTGGTGTCTCGCTTATCGAGGCAACCGCGACATCCGTGCACGACGCCGGTTCCCATGTAGAGGTGACGGCCGGCGGCAGAAGTTACAGCGCCGAACGTGTGCTGGTCGCCGCCGGCGGTTTTGGCAATTTCCATGCCCTGCTGCCGCGTCCCGTCGATACCAGGGTTATGGCGCGCACCGTCGCTTTCTACGAAATCGGCGAGCGCGAGATGGCGATTTTCGGCGATATGCCGTCGACGATCGTGCTCGGTGACCGGGAAGAGGATCACATCTATATCCTGCCGCCGGTGCGTTATCCCGACGGCAAGACCTATCTGAAACTCGGTGGCGACACCGAGCCGCTTTGCTTCGAGAGGTTGGAGGATGCCGGCGCGTGGTTCCGTTCCGACGGCAGTGCTGCCGAGCGCGATCATCTCTCGCGTATTGCCTTGCAGCTGATGCCGGAGCTAGCCGGCTGCCGCGTGACTTCGGCGCCCTGCGTGGCCAATTTCACGCCGACCGGTTATCCCTATGCCGGATTTACGCAGTCGCCACGCGTCGCTGTGCTGACTGGGGGCAATTTCGTCGCGGCCAAATCCTCCGACGAACTCGGGCGGCTGGGAGCGGTACTTCTGGCGGAAGGACGGCTCGGCGATCAGGATTTCGGCGGCGAACTGACGCCGGTCTTCGCAGCAATTCAAGATGATGCAGCGTCCTTTGCGGGTCTGAAAAGACAGGCGGCGTCGTAG
- a CDS encoding lytic transglycosylase domain-containing protein yields the protein MRKLIVVAATCVGMVLAGNSFAFANGWGVRADAPVKKVERPSKKTERPLKKAERSVKPAKRPLKTAERPLKTVERQSGYPVADVSGNNYSALISKYANQYNVPVALATAVIRIESNFNPNARGSHGEIGLMQIKPATARMMGYSGSAKGLFDPETNIKYGMKYLAAAHDLGGGETCNTILKYNAGHAATRMNPVSKTYCGKVLAMLD from the coding sequence ATGAGAAAACTGATTGTTGTTGCTGCAACATGCGTTGGCATGGTGCTGGCGGGAAATAGCTTTGCCTTTGCGAATGGTTGGGGTGTGCGAGCCGATGCGCCGGTGAAGAAAGTCGAGCGTCCTTCGAAGAAGACAGAGCGTCCGTTGAAAAAAGCGGAGCGTTCGGTCAAGCCCGCGAAGCGTCCGCTCAAGACGGCGGAACGCCCGCTGAAGACGGTCGAGCGCCAGAGCGGCTATCCCGTCGCCGATGTTTCCGGCAATAACTATTCCGCACTGATCAGCAAATATGCGAACCAATATAATGTACCGGTTGCGCTTGCGACCGCGGTCATCCGCATCGAAAGCAATTTCAATCCGAATGCGCGCGGCAGCCACGGTGAAATCGGCCTCATGCAGATAAAGCCTGCCACTGCCCGCATGATGGGCTATTCCGGCAGCGCCAAGGGCTTGTTCGACCCGGAAACCAACATCAAGTACGGCATGAAATATCTGGCTGCCGCCCATGATCTCGGTGGTGGCGAGACCTGCAACACCATCCTAAAATACAATGCCGGTCATGCCGCCACGCGCATGAACCCGGTGTCGAAGACCTATTGCGGCAAGGTCCTAGCGATGCTCGACTGA
- a CDS encoding N-acetylmuramoyl-L-alanine amidase, with the protein MTSFEADCRSARVQPSPNHGERADGRRPDMILLHYTGMPTADGALDWLCRAESQVSSHYFVHENGEVVQLVPEMQRAWHAGKSSWHGETDINSLSIGIEIANAGHPGGLPDYPKEQIAAVIELCRDCVKRWSIVPERVLGHSDVAPIRKVDPGEKFPWAELHRAGIGHWVEPATITGGRFFQRGDTGQPVEALQSMLSLYGYSTEITGEFSEKTAGDVEAFQRHFRPERVDGIADFSTIDTLHRLLSALPHYS; encoded by the coding sequence ATGACCTCTTTCGAGGCCGACTGCAGAAGCGCCCGCGTGCAGCCTTCGCCGAACCATGGCGAACGGGCGGATGGGCGCCGTCCCGACATGATCCTGCTGCACTATACCGGCATGCCGACGGCAGATGGTGCGCTCGACTGGCTCTGTCGCGCCGAGAGCCAGGTTTCCAGCCATTATTTCGTGCATGAGAACGGCGAGGTGGTGCAGCTCGTGCCGGAAATGCAACGTGCCTGGCATGCGGGAAAAAGCAGTTGGCACGGCGAGACCGATATCAATTCGCTGTCGATCGGCATCGAGATCGCCAATGCCGGCCATCCCGGCGGGCTCCCTGATTATCCGAAAGAGCAGATCGCCGCGGTGATCGAATTGTGTCGCGACTGTGTCAAACGTTGGTCGATCGTGCCGGAACGGGTGCTCGGGCATTCCGATGTCGCCCCGATCCGCAAGGTCGATCCGGGTGAGAAATTCCCCTGGGCCGAGCTCCACCGGGCAGGCATCGGCCACTGGGTCGAGCCGGCAACGATCACCGGTGGGCGCTTCTTCCAGCGCGGCGATACCGGCCAACCTGTGGAAGCGCTGCAATCGATGCTGTCTCTTTATGGTTACAGCACTGAAATCACGGGTGAATTCTCCGAAAAAACGGCAGGCGACGTGGAAGCTTTCCAGCGCCATTTCCGGCCCGAACGGGTGGATGGCATTGCCGATTTCTCGACGATCGACACGCTGCACCGGTTGCTGTCGGCGTTGCCGCATTATTCCTGA
- a CDS encoding J domain-containing protein, whose amino-acid sequence MSFWEKLLNAIGNTAGNALSAVVEAIRTVFEGDPETRRKVAFSVAIIALSAKMAKADGIVSEKEVEAFREIFEFPQDQAKNVARLYNLARQDVAGYEAYAERLSTLCVTCAANCTVLEDVLDGLFHIAKADGLIHEKELYFLRHIGEIFQMSETRFEQIAARHVSSGGDPYKVLGVSPSDDFPSIRRRYYGLVSEHHPDRLISRGVPKEFHVIANERMAALNAAYEAIEKERRAA is encoded by the coding sequence ATGTCCTTCTGGGAAAAACTGTTGAATGCCATTGGCAATACTGCAGGCAATGCGCTGTCTGCGGTGGTCGAGGCTATCCGCACGGTTTTCGAAGGCGATCCCGAGACCCGGCGTAAGGTGGCTTTCTCCGTGGCGATCATCGCGCTGTCGGCCAAGATGGCCAAGGCCGACGGCATCGTCAGCGAGAAGGAGGTCGAAGCCTTTCGCGAAATCTTCGAATTCCCGCAGGATCAGGCAAAGAACGTCGCCAGGCTTTATAACCTCGCGCGCCAAGACGTTGCCGGCTACGAAGCCTATGCCGAACGACTCTCCACGCTGTGCGTCACCTGTGCGGCCAATTGCACGGTGCTGGAAGACGTGCTCGACGGCCTCTTCCACATCGCCAAGGCCGACGGGCTGATCCACGAGAAGGAACTGTATTTTCTGCGCCATATCGGTGAGATCTTCCAGATGAGCGAGACCCGCTTCGAGCAGATTGCCGCCCGCCACGTCTCGTCCGGCGGCGATCCCTACAAGGTGCTCGGCGTCTCGCCTTCGGATGATTTCCCGTCCATCCGCCGCCGTTACTACGGCCTCGTCAGCGAACATCATCCCGATCGGCTGATCTCGCGTGGCGTGCCGAAGGAATTCCATGTGATCGCCAATGAGCGCATGGCGGCGCTGAACGCGGCCTATGAGGCGATCGAGAAGGAACGCCGCGCCGCATGA
- a CDS encoding pyrophosphate--fructose-6-phosphate 1-phosphotransferase, producing the protein MAKQKVAMLTAGGLAPCLSSAVGGLIERYSDVAPDLDIVAYKSGYQGVLIGDSLEITREMREKAPLLHRYGGSPIGNSRVKLTNAADCVKRGLVKEGENPLRVAAERLANDGITILHTIGGDDTNTTAADLAAYLAANGYDLTVVGLPKTVDNDIVPIRQSLGAWTAAEVGAHFFDNVGNEQTAAPRTLVIHEVMGRHSGWLTAATARAYLQRTSGNQYVDGLMMNAHLKSIDAVYLPEMAFDLDAEAARLKESMDRNGHATVFVSEGACLDAIVAEREAAGETVKRDAFGHVKIDTINVGAWFQKQFANLLNAERSLVQKSGYFARSAPANGDDLRLIQSMVDLAVESALNKISGVTGHDEGQNGKLRTIEFPRIKGGKTFDLSTGWFAEVMDNIGQKYKEA; encoded by the coding sequence ATGGCCAAGCAGAAAGTCGCAATGCTGACCGCCGGAGGCCTGGCGCCTTGTCTCTCTTCCGCTGTCGGCGGCCTCATCGAACGCTACAGCGACGTCGCGCCCGATCTCGATATCGTCGCCTACAAGTCGGGCTACCAGGGTGTGCTCATCGGCGACAGCCTCGAGATCACCCGCGAGATGCGCGAAAAGGCGCCGCTGCTGCACCGCTATGGCGGCTCGCCGATCGGCAATAGCCGCGTCAAGCTCACCAATGCCGCCGACTGCGTCAAGCGCGGTCTGGTCAAGGAAGGCGAGAACCCGCTGCGGGTCGCCGCCGAACGCCTTGCCAATGACGGCATCACCATTCTCCACACGATCGGCGGCGACGACACGAACACCACGGCCGCCGACCTTGCTGCCTACCTCGCCGCCAACGGCTACGATCTGACCGTCGTCGGCCTGCCGAAGACTGTCGACAATGACATCGTACCGATCCGCCAGTCGCTCGGCGCCTGGACGGCCGCCGAAGTTGGCGCGCATTTCTTCGACAATGTCGGCAACGAGCAGACGGCCGCGCCGCGCACTCTCGTCATCCACGAGGTGATGGGCCGCCATTCTGGCTGGCTGACGGCCGCCACCGCTCGCGCCTATCTCCAGCGCACCAGCGGCAACCAGTATGTCGATGGCCTGATGATGAACGCACATCTGAAGAGCATCGACGCCGTCTACCTTCCTGAGATGGCCTTCGACCTCGACGCTGAGGCCGCCCGTCTGAAGGAGAGCATGGACCGCAACGGCCACGCTACCGTCTTCGTCTCGGAAGGCGCCTGCCTCGACGCCATCGTCGCCGAGCGCGAAGCCGCCGGCGAGACCGTCAAGCGCGACGCCTTTGGCCATGTGAAGATCGACACGATCAATGTCGGCGCCTGGTTCCAGAAGCAGTTCGCCAATCTCTTGAACGCCGAGCGTTCCCTCGTGCAGAAATCGGGCTATTTCGCTCGCTCCGCGCCTGCCAACGGCGACGACCTCAGGCTGATCCAGAGCATGGTCGATCTCGCCGTCGAAAGCGCTCTCAATAAAATCTCCGGCGTCACCGGGCACGACGAAGGCCAGAACGGTAAATTGCGCACTATAGAATTCCCGCGCATCAAGGGCGGCAAGACTTTTGATCTTTCGACGGGATGGTTTGCCGAAGTCATGGACAATATAGGCCAGAAATACAAAGAAGCGTGA
- a CDS encoding LysE family translocator, which produces MSLEAWLAFAAASAIMLAIPGPTILLVVSYALGHGRRTAFATVSGVALGDFTAMTASLFGLGAVLAASATLFTVLKWIGGAYLIWLGIKLWRAPIIGEPVADNDNLPEEKSLKIFLHAYVVTALNPKSIIFFVAFVPQFLNPALPFVGQMAIMEATFLVLAILNASTYAFLAHTARGLIRKASIQRAVNRTGGTLLIAAGAVTAGYRRIAA; this is translated from the coding sequence ATGTCACTTGAAGCTTGGCTCGCTTTTGCGGCTGCATCCGCCATCATGCTGGCCATACCGGGACCGACGATACTGCTCGTCGTTTCCTATGCGCTCGGTCATGGACGCAGGACGGCGTTTGCGACGGTGAGCGGCGTGGCGCTTGGTGACTTCACGGCGATGACGGCTTCTCTCTTCGGTCTCGGCGCCGTTCTGGCCGCCTCCGCGACCCTCTTCACCGTCTTGAAGTGGATCGGCGGCGCCTACCTGATCTGGCTGGGAATCAAGCTCTGGCGGGCTCCCATCATCGGCGAACCGGTTGCCGACAACGACAATCTGCCGGAGGAGAAGTCGCTCAAGATCTTCCTCCACGCCTATGTCGTCACCGCCCTCAATCCGAAGAGCATCATCTTCTTCGTCGCTTTCGTGCCGCAGTTCCTCAATCCGGCCCTGCCCTTTGTCGGGCAGATGGCGATCATGGAAGCGACCTTCCTTGTACTGGCGATCCTCAACGCCTCCACCTACGCTTTTCTCGCCCATACCGCGCGCGGATTGATTCGCAAGGCGAGCATCCAGCGCGCCGTAAACCGCACCGGAGGCACTCTGCTGATCGCTGCAGGTGCCGTAACGGCCGGGTATCGCCGTATTGCAGCCTAG